From a single Hypomesus transpacificus isolate Combined female chromosome 14, fHypTra1, whole genome shotgun sequence genomic region:
- the sars1 gene encoding serine--tRNA ligase, cytoplasmic has protein sequence MVLDLDLFRTDKGGDPEVVRETQRKRFKDVTLVDKLIEADTEWRKCRFTADNLNKAKNLCSKSIGEKMKKKEPVGEDDDSVPEDAQNLEALNAETLSALTVSQIKRVRVLVDEAVQRSDSERVTLEAGRFEYLREIGNLLHPSVPISNDEDADNRVERTWGDCSVQKKYSHVDLVVMIDGYEGEKGAVVAGSRGYFLKGPLVFLEQALISYALRVLYSKQYTPLYTPFFMRKEVMQEVAQLSQFDDELYKVIGKGSEKSEDSSIDEKYLIATSEQPIAAFLRDEWLKPEDLPIRYAGFSTCFRQEVGSHGRDTRGIFRVHQFEKIEQFVYASPHDNKSWEMFDEMIGTAEEFYQSLGIPYRIVNIVSGALNHAASKKLDLEAWFPGSAAFRELVSCSNCTDYQARRLRIRYGQTKKMMDKVDFVHMLNATMCATTRVMCAILENYQTDEGVTVPETLRDYMPPGLKELIPFVKPAPIDQEVSRKQKKQQESGGKKKKQGGGAQGLTSQVENMSVSSS, from the exons ATGGTGCTCGACTTGGACCTGTTTCGGACCGACAAAGGCGGCGATCCTGAAGTGgtcagagagacacaaagaaagaGATTCAAAGACGTGACGCTTGTGGATAAACTTATTGAAGCAGATACAGAATGGAGAAAAT gtcgCTTCACTGCAGACAACCTGAACAAGGCAAAAAACCTGTGCAGCAAAAGCATTGGAGAAAAGATGAAG aaGAAGGAGCCAGTGGGGGAGGATGATGATTCTGTTCCTGAGGATGCCCAAAACCTGGAGGCCCTGAATGCTGAAACACTCtca gcccTGACCGTGTCCCAGATcaagcgtgtgcgtgtgctggtGGACGAGGCTGTGCAGCGCAGCGACAGCGAGCGGGTGACGCTGGAGGCCGGGCGCTTTGAGTACCTGAGAGAGATCGGCAACCTGCTGCACCCCTCCGTACCCATCAGCAACGACGAG gatGCAGATAACCGCGTGGAGAGGACGTGGGGGGATTGCTCCGTGCAGAAGAAGTACTCCCACGTGGACCTGGTGGTGATGATCGACGGGTacgagggggagaagggggccgTGGTGGCTGGCAGCAGGGGCTACTTcctcaag ggCCCGCTGGTGTTCTTGGAGCAAGCTCTGATCAGCTACGCTCTGCGGGTGCTCTACAGCAAGCAGTACACGCCCCTCTACACACCCTTCTTCATGAGGAAGGAGGTCATGCAGGAGGTCGCCCAGCTCAGCCAGTTTGACGACGAACTCTACAAG gtgatAGGGAAGGGCAGTGAGAAGTCGGAGGACAGCAGCATCGATGAGAAGTACCTGATCGCCACATCGGAGCAGCCAATCGCAGCCTTCCTGCGAGATGAGTGGCTGAAGCCTGAGGATCTGCCAATCAGATATGCCGGCTTCTCCACCTgcttcagacaggaagtgggctcACATGGGCGTGACACCCGGGGGATTTTCAGAGTCCACCAGTttgagaag aTTGAGCAGTTTGTCTATGCGTCTCCTCATGATAACAAGTCGTGGGAGATGTTTGATGAGATGATTGGCACAGCGGAGGAGTTCTACCAGTCTCTGGGTATTCCCTACCGTATTGTCAACATCGTCtctg GGGCATTGAACCACGCTGCCAGTAAGAAACTGGACCTGGAGGCCTGGTTCCCCGGCTCAGCGGCCTTCAGGGAGCTTGTCTCCTGCTCCAACTGCACCGACTACCAGGCCCGCCGCCTCCGCATCCGCTACGGCCAGACCAAGAAGATGATGGacaag GTAGACTTTGTGCACATGCTGAATGCCACCATGTGTGCAACCACGCGTGTGATGTGCGCCATTCTGGAGAACTACCAGACAGACGAGGGAGTCACCGTACCAGAAACACTCAGGGACTACATGCCCCCTG gtctgAAAGAGTTGATTCCTTTCGTGAAGCCGGCTCCCATCGACCAGGAAGTGTCCCGGAAGCAGAAGAAGCAGCAGGAATCTGGAGGCAAGAAGAAGAAACAGGGGGGCGGGGCCCAGGGCCTGACCTCACAGGTGGAGAACATGTCCGTCAGCAGCTCCTAG
- the LOC124476974 gene encoding PTB domain-containing engulfment adapter protein 1-like has product MSDVSDEDKEISFSVKFLGRVEVLRPDGMQILTEAWHSLKTPERDSTEKLQKKSKVCLFLSGSSIDILEHKSKFMLYTCPLLSVSFCGVLPSSPKVLGFVARHPAADSYHCYLLQSSKFTPLLVSIIGDAFLASQRGQSIPGGQDMVVEALRHKNKVLQRENAELKKRLAAQAGEAH; this is encoded by the exons ATGAGTGACGTGTCTGATGAGGATAAGGAGATCTCCTTCTCTGTGAAG ttCCTAGGGCGTGTGGAGGTGTTACGACCGGATGGAATGCAGATCCTGACTGAGGCGTGGCACAGCCTGAAG ACTCCAGAGAGAGATTCTACTGAGAAACTGCAGAAGAAGAGTAAGGTGTGTCTGTtcctgtctgggagcagcatcGACATCCTGGAGCACAAGTCCAAG TTCATGCTGTACACATGccccctcctgtctgtctccttctgtggcgtcctcccttcctcccccaaaGTGTTGGGCTTTGTGGCCAGACACCCAGCAGCAgactcctaccactgctacctTCTCCAGAGCAGCAAGTTT acccccctgctGGTATCCATCATAGGAGATGCCTTCCTGGCCTCCCAGAGGGGGCAGAGCATACCGGGGGGGCAGGACATGGTTGTGGAGGCCCTAAGACACAAG AACAAGGTCCTCCAGAGGGAGAACGCTGAGCTGAAGAAGAGACTGGCAGCACAAGCAGGAGAG GCCCACTGA
- the tmem106c gene encoding transmembrane protein 106C, protein MGTRMSRSGSALLLLPENGVTGRESGDKEDDDDSLDGLDRQEDIAQFPYVEFTGRDSITCPTCQGTGRIPSEQVNELVALIPYSDQRLQPQRTKLYVVLSAVLCLLASFLVAFFLFPRFVLVEDDGIRSVIVRFDPPNMKVMMNMTSSLNFSNPNFFTVLVDSVSCQVLYMKTVIGTQQTDNILSIQPLSQRQVNFTVSVEISGSASYVYAFCTMASIKVHNIVVFMQTTVKTSYMVRTSQNTLEAYRYIDCGSNTTIHQL, encoded by the exons ATGGGGACTCGCATGTCCCGTAGCGGCAGCGCCCTTCTGTTGCTACCAGAGAACGGGGTCACGGGCCGGGAGAGCGGGGACAAGGAAGATGACGACGACTCTCTAGACGGGCTGGACCGACAAGAGGACATCGCACAGTTCCCGTATGTGGAATTTACCGGCAGAGACAGCATCACCTGCCCGACGTGCCAGGGCACCGGGCGCATCCCGTCAG AGCAGGTAAACGAGCTGGTGGCGCTGATCCCGTACAGCGACCAAAGACTGCAGCCCCAGAGAAC GAAGTTGTACGTAGTGCTATCAGCGGTGCTGTGCCTGCTAGCCTCCTTCCTGGTGGCATTCTTCCTCTTCCCTCGCTTTGtgctggtggaggatgatgGGATACGATCCGTGATCGTCAGGTTTGACCCTCCTAACATGAAGGTCATGATGAACATGACG AGCTCACTGAACTTCAGTAACCCCAACTTCTTCACCGTGCTGGTGGACAGTGTGAGCTGCCAGGTGCTCTACATGAAGACTGTCATCGGAACTCAGCAGACAGACAACATCCTGAGCATCCAGCCACTCAGCCAGAGACAG GTGAACTTCACTGTCAGTGTGGAGATCAGTGGAAGTGCCTCGTACGTCTA tgcGTTTTGTACCATGGCCAGCATCAAGGTTCACAACATAGTGGTGTTCATGCA GACCACTGTGAAGACCTCTTACATGGTGAGGACATCCCAGAACACTCTGGAAGCGTACCGCTACATAGACTGTGGCTCCAACACAACCATACACCAGCtttga